From a region of the Haematobia irritans isolate KBUSLIRL chromosome 4, ASM5000362v1, whole genome shotgun sequence genome:
- the LOC142236463 gene encoding uncharacterized protein LOC142236463, producing MMTEVLYKIAILLLGLHTIHGGYVGHPVGYSLGYAAHSFPFATPAPVNYAPSTYTAPLTPLSVNTYATTSHHTYTSAAPGPVLKYHEVNPFKTYSLGPSITKFSAIPSAHNFVPTFNSGPLSYELSVPSESFDGWNSAPVTTVKFAAPVAAVSGGFDAPRTVVKFGRPITTTTTTYSTGGVAAGVAAPPPQAYAVPFSGPVGW from the exons ATGATGACGGAAGTG TTATATAAGATTGCTATCCTCTTACTTGGATTACACACCATTCATGGTGGTTATGTGGGTCACCCTGTGGGATATAGCTTGGGTTATGCAGCTCACTCTTTTCCATTTGCCACACCAGCTCCTGTCAACTATGCACCATCAACATACACGGCTCCCCTAACACCACTCAGTGTTAATACCTATGCCACAACATCACATCATACCTACACCTCAGCCGCTCCTGGACCTGTTCTAAAATATCATGAAGTGAATCCCTTCAAAACATACTCTTTGGGTCCAAGTATTACCAAATTTTCTGCTATTCCAAGTGCTCATAATTTCGTGCCAACATTTAATAGTGGCCCTCTGTCATATGAATTATCAGTGCCATCAGAATCTTTTGATGGATGGAATAGTGCTCCTGTTACAACGGTCAAATTTGCAGCACCTGTAGCAGCCGTGTCGGGAGGATTTGATGCTCCAAGAACTGTAGTTAAATTTGGTCGTCCAATAACCACCACAACAACTACCTATTCAACAGGTGGCGTAGCAGCTGGTGTTGCTGCACCTCCACCTCAGGCATATGCTGTACCCTTTTCTGGTCCTGTGGGCTGGTAA